GCGCCGCTCGATCTCGTCCACGAACTTGGCAAAGTACGAGTTCACCGATCTCTCGTTTTCAAACTCGAATTTTCCTTCCAGCTGCTTGGAACCGTACAGAATGAAGGGCTCAAACTGCGGGACATACTCCAAAAAGATGTCTCCAATGTTGTGGACGATCGGCTCCTTCTGCTGCCGAGTTGTCAAACCAGAAGCAAACCGCGAGCTGACAGTGTGAATACTCGGGTGGTCGATAATGTTGCTAAAGATGTTCTTGACCACCTTTTCACGGCGCTGGATCGGCACCGGCGAGGCCTTTGATCGCAAAGGCAAGATCCAAAAGTCTCGCAGATATTCCAAATCCTTGACAAAGTCTCGCTCCGTGTAGCAGATCTCCGAAATGACCTCctgtctcttcttctctcgctCTCCAACCTTCTCGGCAACCTCCTTGGGAACCGAGTTGATCCAGAGCTTCTGCTCGTCTGTCTGGtcggcctcatcgtcgttgacGTTGGCCGCATCCTCCTTCCGCAGGCCAGGGTTAATCTTCAGGTTCAGCCTAGAAACCTGCTCCAGTCGCCGAGGACAGGCGATGGAGTAACACAGCTGATCCCTGGTACAGGTCGGAGAGTAACATTCAGACAAGAGCACGAAGACACCATTGACCGCAGGCTTTTCCTCTGGCTCATCCATCAGGGTCTCCCTAAACTGGTACATTTCCGACTGAGAGTCTCGCAACCGGTGCTCGTACGTAACATCGTGAAAGAACTTTTGGGCATCCAGCGCTCGTCCAAGAAGCAGGGCAAGGTTTCGATCCGTGGTTCTGATGATGTATGACAAGACGTCGACCGCCTCTGAACCGCTGAAAGCGTTCTTGTAAGTCAGCTCGTTCTTGGTGCGGTCACCCGTGATGATCTTTCGGCGGAAGCATTCTGCGACTCGTGACAGCAGAGCCGGGTAAACGAGGGGCGGTCGGATCTTGGTCGCGGTCGGCGGACGCTCGCTCTCGATCGACTTGCTTCTAGAAGGCCGATGGACAAGAGTCGAGGCGTCAGACTCGGAGGGAGTGATGGTCGGAGCTATGGTGGAGGCCATGGACATTGTCCTGCCGTGATCGCCAGTGCTGGAAGAGACCATGCTGGCAGTACGGGTCTGTGCTCCTGGGGCCTGAGGGTGCGAATTGGAGTATCCGTTGGTGGTCGGCAGTTCTCCTGGTGCTCGTCGGTTGGGGATAACTCGGCCGCTCATTGTCTGGTGGGCATCGCCCAGAGGGTGATAGTTGCCAGTCAAAGACATGGCACGATCTTCGTGACGCTCAGGCACAACCCGCCCTTGAGCTGTCGTCCTCGCCGAGTTTTGGTGCGAGTAGGGAGCCTGTCGGAAGTGGTTCGCGGACTGCTGGTATGAGCTGGGAGGTGGATGATACATTGGTTGTCGGGGAGCAGATGCCAGAGATTGGGAGCGATAAGGGTCACTGTTCATGGCAGGGCCCGGCCCTGGCCCTCCCTGATAAAAGCGCTGTGCCGGTGTCCTTGCTCCCGCAGCTTGCGATGGCGGCGGGCCTCTATGCTCCATACGCGGAGGTGCCGGCCCTCCGGGACCAGGATAGGGACGCctctgttgctgttgctgcatGTAGTGGGGCGGTATCTGCTGGCCGCCCGACGCTGAGCGTTGGCCGGCATAGTATCCATTCCCCATACTGTTGCTGTCCATTGTGCGAGTCCTGCCGGACTCACGATCGCCGTACTGACCCGGAGGAGGACGGGGTGGCGGCTGCCGCTGCATGCCCGACATGGACGACATGGTCTGGGTGCGACCCTCCATCATGGGCGGAGGCATGCCGGACGACGAGGTCATGGTCTGTGATCTCCCTGGCGGGGGAGCGGCGCCGAAGATGTTGGAGAAGGCGGCATCTCGCTGGTAGTTGTTCTCTTCGCCGTAGCCCCGTTGTTGTGGCGgccgttgaggagctccCCGAGGATCGTAACCGTAGTTGGACATGTTGACGGATAATTTGCCTGTGCATTGACGCAGTCAGGAGAGGAAACGGACGCGGGTAGAGAACGCAGGTGGAAATGGCAACGAACCGTTTTTGCAGCCGTCCGATGGAGGAGTCCGTTATCAAGCGGATCAACAGGCGACGTCGACGGATGCGCCGCCGTCAGTCGACGCCAACACGGCCCCTTTGACGATGCCGTCGACGCAGGTGCGTGGGCCAGAAGTCGTCCGTCTACTGGCGTCGCAGATGCCCTCGCGAGGCTGCGCCCGTTGGGATGGGAGTTGTGAGTCTCAGCGAGATTCGGGGCTACTTCTGCCCAAGCAGCAGTCGGCTTTGCAAGTTTGGGCTCAACGGGTTCGAGGGGGCGCTGGGGGAGGCGGCCGGATGAGCAAAATGCCAAACCTGGGGCCTCAGTCCGGGGGCTCGTCGGCCGATATAGGGCGACGATAAAGATATCGCGGGCAATGGACGATCGCCGTCTCGACGTCTTGGTGACCCTCTGGTGATGGACTTTTGAGGGGGTTGCAGGTTCACGATCCACGCACTCTGGTGCTTCGGAGGTAGGTCGAGGTATGGAGGTAAGGTAAggtagcagcagcaagtAGTAAGTAGGCAGGTAGGTGGGCAAGTGGACCGCGGGCAGCAGCGTCCACGTCCGTCCACGTCTTCTTCAGGTACCAGCACCAGCCAGCGAGCTACTGTGCGTACAGCGGGCAGGTCCAGTGGCAGTGGACAGCGAGAGCAGGGCAGGGAGCCAACAGCGGATAAGCCAGGGCAAGCCAGTGCTAGGTCCACCGTTAATCCACCTGTCTGATGGCGGTCTCTTGGTGGCCTCTTGGGCGTGGTGACGGGGGGCGGCGCAATGTAATGTGGGCGCGCGCCGCGATGGATGGGCAGTTATTTAGTACAAAGTAAGGGGACAAAGGATGCTGGGGTAGCAGTGTAAGAGAGCATGGATGTTGCACCGACGACACGACGAGGGTGTTAGGTTGCTGCCCAGGAGCGGTCCTTGCCAACAGTCCCGTCCCATCCTCATTGAGAGCTGCCAGAGACAGCCGTCTGTAATAGGTAACGTCGTGACCGTCCTCTCGTGATCCTGAGGCCTCTTTCTCATCCCCGTCCGTTCACGTGTGTATCTTTGATTGCGCTGGGCTGAGCCAGGTGCGCTTTGTCTTGGGGCgtaccgaggaggagcagctggCTCGATGAACTCTCCACGGGAATCACGGCAATTCAGGTCAGGTAGCAAGGGGACAAGGCGCTGTAGGCAGACAGGTCGGTATTGTACCGTACGTGAGTGAACCTCCTTGCTGGGGATGGAGGGTCGCTCATCAAGGGCCAAGGGGCACGCTAGCAACCGTTGattccctcttttctgccGCTACGTGCATCCTTCCTTAATGCCTCTATTTGTCGTCCGTACGTCCTCTGTGTTGTTTTATCTTGGCTTTGACCAAGGCGGTCAAGGCAGCTGCTAAACAAGCAAACCTCATCTCCTACCCCCCAATGTCTTATACCCATCTTATTCGAGTTCCAAAAAGGAACCCGTCCCTGCCCGAGGCCTTAAAATCAGGTACCGCCGGCTGCCCCGGGTCATCAACTTGCCTATGAGGAGAGACCAAGCGGACCAGGCGAACCACGCGGCAAGGCGACCGCCCGCTAACAGGCCACCCTGGAAACGGACCGTCAGTCAAGATAAAAATAGCGATTGCCAGATATAAAAAGATGAGTTGCTGAAGGAGGCATCCATCTACGATCATGGCATTGGCAGCGGCAGTCAATCTCCCGCTCAGACGGATTGAAATTGCAGGTGTTAATAGCTGCAAGGCAGTCGTGGACAGGGGGTTGCTTGAAGTTTAGAGCCGGCCTTGGCACTTGATCAATGTCACGTGATTAAGCGTGGAGGCTGTCGGTCCATGATTGGCTGCGCCAGCTTAGCCCAGAGTGGCTTTCCACCTCAGCTCCCAACTCTCTCTGGTAGCCTTGAGGTAGGAGGCTacatcatcaacaagctccCAACGTGAACCGAAAATCGTCAAAGCTGCCCTTGTCCCCGAGCTCCTCCGACGGCCGCGCTCCCTCACCATGGCAGAATCAGAGCTCGCTCCCAAGTTTGCCCCCTTCATTGGGATGGTAAGTGTCGCGCTGATGACGACTTCAAGGGGGGACGCGAATGCTGATGCAGCGACTGGCAGGCCGGTATTGCAGCTGCAATGATCTTCGGATGTACGGTGTTTCCTCTACGCGACGCGATATCATCGAGCCCGATTGCTGAACGAATTTTATAGGTATTGGCGCTGCATATGGCACAGCCAAGTCCGGTATTGGCATTGCTGGTGTCGGTACATTTCGACCAGACCTCATCATGAAGGTATCAATCATCGAGTCTCGAATACGCCATGCTCATTATCTGACGCACACTCTAGTGCCTTATCCCCGTCGTCATGTCCGGTATCATTGCCGTATACTCGCTCGTCATCTCCGTCCTCATCGCTGAGGATCTGGACCCGTCCAAGAACTACAGCTTGTTTTCGTACGTCGGTGACACTATCCGGCTAGGCAGGAATACTGATCGACGGTTACAGGGGCTTTATGCATCTTGGATGCGGTATCGCAGTTGGCATGACAGGTCTTGCTGCTGGTTACTGCATCGGAATTGTTGGTGACAGTGGTGTTCGTGCTTATATGGAGCAGTCCAGGATCTTTGTTGGCATGGTCCTGATCCTGATTTTCGGCGAAGTTCTTGGTCTTTACGGGTATGTGTTGTATCAGCCGACATATGACGTCGCTCACAAGCTGACCCTGACTACAGTCTTATTGTTGCCCTtatcctcaacaccaagagcaaGGGTTAAGCAGACCAGCTCGAAGCCCACAATACCCTATTCATCCAACCCATCAGGAGAGTTCGACGTGTACGTTGAGGATGTCGGGACTGCCACAAGGTTACAGAGGCACGTCTTTGTATGTACATCGGCATGGCGTTTTTGGAACGTTTAAACGTGTATTTTTCAATCAGGTAGAGGACAGGCGGAGAAATTGACGGTATTTGGCATCAGCAAGCACAGTGTCAAGGCCAGCACGACATGTTTGCGAGATTCTGGTTTTGTTTCAAAGTCCATTTGGTTGAGCTACCTAATTGTTCCAGCCTATCGAAAGCCTCAGAGCCCTATTGTGTGGAATGAGtgacaaagaagaagaagaggaaatgcCTGCGACGATCCCATTTACGCCGTCATTTGGAGCTGATAATCAAAAGCCAGAGAACCCTGTGTTCCCATGTCATGCGTCATCCAGGACCCAATCTAGATGATCAAACGCCGAGGAAAATGCGGCAATGTCGTTTCAGATGCAACCGGCAAACGTCCACTCCGacacagcagcagcgtccCAGCGCggcgagaagagaagaagacgataaTCATGAGACCCGtggaaggaagggaagatACCTAACATAAGGAAAGATGCCAtggaagggaaagaagagagagaagtCGAAATCACATCAAACGGCGACCACCGATGCGACGCAGGAGCTTTTTGCGGCTTCCCACGTCTACGTCACGACGGAACCTGTTCCAGTTCCGCTCTCGCTCGTCCGAGTCCTTCATTCGAGCTGGTCAAGTGTCAGCGTACACAACTTGCTGCGGGATGTCTCCTCCTGATCTCACCTAAGAACCAGTCCCACTGGCGGTCCTCGCGCAAAAGGATGTCGTCTCCCGACTCACGCGCGATTCGCTCCTGGCGTGCCCTCGCCGCGGCGACTTCCCCAACCAAATACGGGTCTTCAAGAGGCCGGCTGGTAGATCTATCCTGCTGGTCTTGCTCGGTGAGGTCGGTCATGGCTCGACGAAGGCTGTCCACTGGATCGCGTGTCTGAGCAGTCATCCGACGCTGGGCAACATTATGGTAGTGTCGAGCAGCAGGGTTGCTGGCGACAGAGGACCATGTTGCGATGCGGAAGTTGTTCAGGTTCGGCAC
This window of the Fusarium keratoplasticum isolate Fu6.1 chromosome 3, whole genome shotgun sequence genome carries:
- a CDS encoding V-type proton ATPase proteolipid subunit, which gives rise to MAESELAPKFAPFIGMAGIAAAMIFGCIGAAYGTAKSGIGIAGVGTFRPDLIMKCLIPVVMSGIIAVYSLVISVLIAEDLDPSKNYSLFSGFMHLGCGIAVGMTGLAAGYCIGIVGDSGVRAYMEQSRIFVGMVLILIFGEVLGLYGLIVALILNTKSKG